The proteins below come from a single Rhizobium sp. BT04 genomic window:
- a CDS encoding ATP-binding cassette domain-containing protein has protein sequence MAVLELTNISKHFGAIQAVNDISFSLEAGQVVGLMGDNGAGKSTLVKMIAGNFRPSHGTMRLDGADLVLHRPKEARQHGIEIVHQDLALCNNLTAAANVFLGRELRRGIWPLRILDYKAMYKRAGEIFRELKSETRPRDLVKQMSGGQRQAVAIGRTMLSEAKIVLMDEPTAAISVRQVAEVLNLIRQLRDRGIVVVLISHRMPDVFSVADRVIVMRRGRKVADKQIAASSPEEVTGLITGAIEQV, from the coding sequence GTGGCGGTTCTTGAACTCACCAATATTTCCAAGCATTTCGGCGCCATCCAGGCCGTCAACGATATTTCGTTTTCGCTTGAAGCAGGGCAGGTTGTCGGCCTGATGGGCGATAACGGCGCCGGCAAGTCCACATTGGTCAAGATGATCGCCGGCAACTTTCGACCGAGCCATGGAACCATGCGCCTCGACGGCGCCGATCTCGTGCTTCATCGGCCGAAGGAAGCACGCCAGCATGGCATCGAGATCGTTCACCAGGATCTGGCGCTCTGCAACAATCTGACGGCGGCGGCCAATGTCTTCCTCGGACGAGAATTGCGCCGCGGCATATGGCCTCTTCGCATCCTCGACTACAAGGCCATGTACAAACGCGCCGGCGAAATATTTCGCGAACTCAAATCCGAGACGCGGCCCCGCGATCTCGTCAAGCAAATGTCGGGTGGTCAGCGGCAAGCGGTAGCGATCGGCCGCACGATGCTGTCGGAAGCGAAAATCGTGTTGATGGACGAGCCGACAGCAGCCATTTCAGTGCGGCAAGTGGCCGAGGTTCTCAATCTAATCCGCCAATTGCGTGACCGGGGCATTGTCGTTGTCCTGATCAGCCACCGCATGCCCGACGTCTTTTCGGTCGCCGACCGCGTGATCGTCATGCGGCGGGGCAGAAAAGTGGCCGACAAGCAGATTGCGGCAAGTTCGCCGGAGGAAGTAACGGGACTGATCACCGGCGCCATCGAACAAGTGTGA
- a CDS encoding ABC transporter permease, which yields MAMTLDQTIGQRQRGWLASVFSGQTFWVLIAVILACIFLSIATDSFATAKNIYNITRNVTFVAIIALGMTLVIITGGIDLSVGSVLCLCSMVLAVVMHAGYSIEVGIAASIGTALLVGAFNGVLIAYLGFPPFVVTLGMLSIARSLAMVASNNTVVFQFGPDHDKLLALGGGAWVFGIANPVLYMVVLALITGFVLRWTKFGRYVFAIGGNEHAATLTGVPVPRIKVIVYMISALSAGVAGIIQTGWLGAVTTNIGAGMELQVIAAAVIGGANLAGGVGTAFGALVGAALIEVIRNSLGLLGINAFWQGCFIGGAIVLAVLFDRLRNLRQGE from the coding sequence ATGGCAATGACACTTGACCAGACGATCGGACAGAGGCAACGGGGCTGGCTGGCATCGGTCTTCAGCGGCCAGACATTCTGGGTGCTGATTGCGGTCATTCTCGCCTGCATTTTTCTGTCGATAGCGACGGACTCCTTTGCGACCGCGAAGAACATCTATAACATCACCCGCAACGTCACTTTCGTCGCCATCATCGCACTCGGCATGACGCTTGTTATCATCACCGGCGGCATCGATTTGTCCGTCGGCTCGGTGCTTTGCTTGTGTAGCATGGTGCTGGCGGTCGTCATGCACGCGGGATACAGCATCGAAGTCGGCATCGCCGCTTCGATCGGGACTGCTCTTCTGGTGGGAGCTTTCAACGGCGTATTGATCGCCTATCTCGGTTTCCCGCCTTTCGTCGTCACCCTTGGCATGTTGTCTATTGCGCGCAGCCTTGCGATGGTTGCATCCAACAACACCGTCGTTTTCCAGTTTGGTCCCGACCACGATAAGCTGCTGGCGCTGGGTGGCGGCGCCTGGGTTTTCGGCATCGCCAATCCAGTGCTTTACATGGTCGTGCTGGCGCTCATCACCGGCTTCGTGCTGCGCTGGACCAAGTTCGGCCGCTATGTCTTTGCCATCGGCGGCAATGAGCACGCCGCGACATTGACCGGCGTTCCGGTGCCGAGGATCAAGGTCATCGTCTATATGATTTCTGCCCTGTCCGCGGGGGTTGCCGGCATCATTCAAACCGGCTGGCTCGGCGCTGTTACCACGAATATCGGCGCCGGAATGGAACTTCAGGTCATTGCCGCCGCGGTTATCGGCGGCGCCAATCTTGCCGGCGGCGTCGGCACCGCCTTTGGAGCCTTGGTCGGCGCCGCACTTATCGAGGTCATCCGCAACAGTCTTGGCCTGCTCGGCATCAACGCATTCTGGCAAGGATGCTTTATCGGTGGGGCAATCGTGCTCGCCGTGCTTTTTGACCGACTCCGCAACTTGCGACAGGGCGAGTAG
- a CDS encoding YHS domain-containing (seleno)protein, with translation MCSRTENSARGIGRSMAVFLLSLAAVGGSRAFADDSVNTGYFGGVAIMGYDPVAYFTEGKAVKGSKEFSHEWLGTPWLFANAKHREMFISEPIKYAPQYGGYCAGEVALGSVTINVDPEAFKIIDGKLYLVYDKGSAEEFAAHVAEAVPKADSNWPKVAADLERDQYH, from the coding sequence ATGTGTTCAAGGACCGAAAACAGTGCGCGGGGAATTGGTCGCTCTATGGCGGTGTTCCTTCTGAGCTTGGCCGCTGTCGGCGGATCGCGAGCTTTCGCCGACGACTCGGTTAATACGGGGTACTTCGGCGGCGTGGCAATCATGGGATACGACCCTGTCGCCTATTTCACCGAAGGCAAAGCGGTGAAAGGTTCCAAGGAGTTCTCCCACGAATGGCTGGGGACGCCGTGGCTGTTCGCCAATGCCAAACACCGCGAAATGTTCATCAGCGAGCCGATCAAATATGCGCCCCAGTATGGCGGTTACTGCGCGGGCGAGGTGGCTCTCGGGTCGGTCACGATCAATGTCGATCCGGAGGCATTCAAGATCATCGATGGCAAGCTTTACCTGGTCTACGACAAAGGATCGGCAGAGGAGTTTGCCGCTCATGTGGCCGAAGCAGTGCCGAAAGCCGATAGCAACTGGCCGAAGGTCGCAGCCGATCTCGAGCGGGATCAATATCACTGA
- a CDS encoding NAD(P)-dependent oxidoreductase has translation MLILVTGATGKVGRRFIAGLLDDPRFSKARIRALCHNRLCDETDRVEVIRGSIADRHVVAAALKDVTHVVHLATCKETPEDIMDVTVKGLFWLLEEFRTNVTARQFILIGGDAGIGHFHYRHDGPITEKVPHCAYPGSYALSKVLEEVMLEQFGIQYGLNGCCLRAPWIMEKDDFKYSLSFGDDVFGGPDWKTLVPEEAARRYAAMGTVPLLLDADGRPLKRNFVHVDDLVSAILAAIDNPRAERQLFNICMDRPVDYADVAAYLLRTRNLGSVEIPSRFHSNWMDNSKAKYLLDWRPDYDLEMLIDSAWQYERSKEEPRIVWYPG, from the coding sequence ATGCTGATCCTTGTGACCGGTGCAACGGGCAAGGTCGGGCGGCGCTTCATTGCTGGGCTGCTTGACGATCCGAGATTTTCCAAAGCCCGTATCCGCGCGCTTTGTCATAACCGTTTGTGCGATGAGACCGACCGTGTCGAGGTCATCCGCGGTTCGATCGCCGATCGTCATGTGGTGGCAGCGGCGCTCAAAGACGTTACGCACGTCGTGCACCTCGCCACATGCAAAGAAACACCTGAGGATATCATGGATGTCACGGTCAAAGGTCTCTTTTGGCTGCTCGAGGAGTTCCGGACGAACGTGACGGCACGCCAGTTCATCCTGATCGGCGGCGATGCGGGCATCGGGCATTTCCACTATCGCCACGACGGCCCGATTACCGAGAAAGTCCCCCATTGTGCTTATCCCGGAAGCTATGCGCTCTCCAAGGTTCTGGAAGAGGTCATGCTGGAGCAGTTCGGCATCCAATATGGCCTCAATGGCTGTTGTCTGCGCGCGCCCTGGATCATGGAAAAGGACGATTTCAAGTATTCGCTGTCTTTTGGAGACGACGTCTTTGGCGGCCCGGACTGGAAGACGCTCGTGCCGGAAGAGGCGGCGCGCCGCTATGCGGCCATGGGGACAGTGCCGCTGCTGCTCGACGCTGACGGGCGACCGCTGAAACGCAACTTCGTGCATGTCGATGACCTCGTATCGGCCATATTGGCAGCGATCGACAACCCGCGGGCGGAGCGGCAACTCTTCAATATCTGCATGGATCGACCCGTCGACTATGCTGATGTCGCCGCCTACCTCTTGCGCACGCGCAATCTCGGTTCTGTCGAGATACCAAGCCGCTTCCATTCCAATTGGATGGACAACAGCAAAGCGAAATACCTGCTGGATTGGCGGCCAGACTACGATCTCGAAATGCTTATCGACTCGGCATGGCAATATGAGCGTTCGAAGGAGGAGCCTCGCATCGTCTGGTATCCGGGTTGA
- a CDS encoding DUF808 domain-containing protein gives MSVGLIALLDDIAALAKVAAASLDDIAGQAAKAGAKAAGVVIDDAAVTPRYVTGFSAARELPIIGKIALGSLKNKLLILLPAALILSLVAPQAITPLLMIGGLFLCYEGVEKVYALVLPHAAHAHESALETTSLDAQSLEDQKVAGAIKTDFILSAEIMAITLGALPSGNIFTQAFILAVVGLGITVMVYGGVGLIVKADDLGLMMARARTAPPTGPFLRAVGRGLVTGMPYFLKVLGIVGTAAMIWVGGGIIVHGLEAYGVGGLAHLIHNAGEMVAHAIPVLASVLRWVVEAAGAGIIGIVVGLITIPVVGFVISPTWRYFKSLLPRRRRKEVLADGKK, from the coding sequence ATGAGTGTTGGCCTGATCGCCCTTCTTGATGATATCGCCGCGCTGGCCAAGGTGGCTGCGGCCTCGCTTGACGATATCGCCGGCCAAGCAGCCAAGGCCGGCGCGAAAGCGGCAGGCGTTGTCATCGATGATGCGGCGGTCACACCACGCTACGTCACCGGATTTTCGGCAGCACGCGAATTGCCTATTATCGGCAAGATCGCGCTCGGTTCGTTGAAGAACAAGCTTCTCATCCTGCTTCCCGCAGCGCTTATTCTGAGCCTTGTCGCACCGCAGGCGATCACCCCGCTACTTATGATCGGCGGACTTTTTCTCTGCTACGAGGGCGTGGAAAAAGTCTATGCGCTGGTGCTGCCGCATGCAGCCCACGCCCATGAATCGGCACTTGAGACAACAAGCCTCGATGCGCAATCGCTCGAAGACCAGAAGGTCGCCGGTGCGATCAAGACGGATTTCATCCTCTCGGCGGAAATCATGGCAATTACGCTCGGCGCGCTGCCGTCAGGCAATATATTCACGCAGGCCTTCATCCTTGCCGTCGTTGGACTGGGCATAACGGTCATGGTCTATGGTGGCGTAGGGCTGATCGTAAAGGCCGACGATCTGGGTCTGATGATGGCGCGGGCGCGGACGGCGCCTCCGACAGGTCCGTTCTTGCGCGCAGTCGGACGAGGGCTTGTCACTGGCATGCCTTATTTTCTGAAAGTGCTCGGCATTGTAGGAACGGCTGCGATGATCTGGGTCGGTGGCGGCATTATCGTTCACGGCCTGGAAGCCTATGGAGTAGGCGGCCTTGCGCATCTGATCCATAATGCCGGGGAGATGGTCGCGCATGCCATTCCCGTTCTGGCGTCCGTGCTGCGCTGGGTCGTCGAGGCCGCAGGCGCGGGCATCATCGGCATTGTCGTCGGCTTGATCACAATTCCGGTCGTAGGCTTCGTTATCTCGCCGACGTGGCGGTACTTCAAATCGCTCCTGCCCCGCCGCCGGCGGAAAGAGGTGCTGGCGGACGGGAAGAAATGA
- a CDS encoding CopG family ribbon-helix-helix protein: MTAAFTVRVSDETASKLTQIAEKLDRSRAYMAAEAIEAFVEQQEWQLAEIEAGLAEADRGEFASAEDVAKVVGKYVKSARQP, from the coding sequence ATGACTGCCGCGTTTACCGTGCGTGTTTCGGATGAAACCGCGAGCAAGCTTACTCAGATCGCGGAAAAGCTGGATCGCTCCCGCGCCTACATGGCTGCTGAGGCCATTGAGGCTTTCGTTGAACAGCAGGAATGGCAGCTTGCCGAGATCGAGGCCGGATTGGCTGAGGCCGATCGCGGCGAATTTGCCAGCGCCGAAGATGTGGCGAAGGTCGTCGGAAAGTACGTCAAGTCCGCCCGTCAACCATGA
- a CDS encoding substrate-binding domain-containing protein, which produces MRKALLLTAAVLALTAGQALAKKQLVIVVKGLDNPFFEAINQGCQKWNKENPTAEYECFYTGPASTSDEAGEAQIVQDMLGKADTAAIAISPSNAKLIAQTLKTANPAVPVMTLDADLAAEDAALRKTYLGTDNYLMGARIGEYIKKAKPKGGKICTIEGNPGADNILRRAQGMRDTLTGQKGLTALKGEGGWTEVAGCPVFTNDDGAKGVQAMTDILAANPDLDAFGIMGGWPLFGAPQPYRDLFKPMADKIASNDFVIGAADTIGDEVAIAKEGLVTALVGQRPFEMGYKAPSVMMDLIAGKPVEDPVFTGLDECTKDTVDTCIQK; this is translated from the coding sequence ATGAGGAAGGCATTATTACTGACAGCCGCAGTTCTCGCACTGACCGCCGGGCAGGCCCTGGCCAAGAAGCAACTCGTCATCGTCGTCAAAGGCCTCGACAATCCGTTCTTCGAAGCAATCAATCAGGGTTGCCAGAAATGGAACAAGGAGAACCCGACTGCGGAATACGAGTGCTTCTACACCGGCCCGGCATCGACATCCGATGAAGCCGGCGAAGCGCAGATCGTTCAGGATATGCTGGGCAAAGCAGACACGGCTGCAATCGCAATTTCGCCGTCGAATGCAAAACTCATCGCCCAGACCCTGAAGACCGCCAATCCGGCGGTTCCGGTGATGACGCTCGATGCCGATCTTGCCGCCGAGGATGCAGCGTTGCGCAAGACCTATCTCGGCACCGACAACTATCTGATGGGCGCCCGCATCGGGGAGTACATCAAGAAGGCCAAGCCGAAGGGCGGCAAGATCTGCACGATCGAAGGCAATCCGGGAGCAGACAATATTCTCCGCCGCGCACAAGGGATGCGCGACACGCTCACTGGTCAGAAGGGCCTGACCGCGCTGAAAGGCGAGGGCGGTTGGACCGAGGTCGCCGGCTGCCCGGTGTTCACCAATGACGACGGTGCCAAGGGTGTTCAGGCAATGACCGATATCCTGGCCGCCAATCCCGACCTGGACGCATTCGGCATTATGGGTGGCTGGCCATTGTTCGGTGCGCCGCAACCCTATCGCGACCTGTTCAAGCCGATGGCCGACAAGATCGCCAGCAACGATTTCGTCATTGGCGCCGCCGACACGATCGGCGACGAGGTTGCCATTGCGAAAGAAGGCCTGGTGACTGCGCTCGTCGGCCAACGGCCGTTCGAGATGGGCTACAAGGCGCCTTCGGTCATGATGGATCTGATTGCCGGCAAGCCGGTTGAAGATCCGGTGTTCACCGGGCTCGACGAGTGCACCAAGGATACGGTCGACACCTGCATTCAAAAGTAG
- a CDS encoding type II toxin-antitoxin system RelE/ParE family toxin gives MSGKRIRWTFRALRRLDEIGAYIQHDNPDAAARVVARIVTAADMLADLPASGRPGRIKGTREVVLADIPYIIPYRVGRDIEIITVMHAHQRWPAKL, from the coding sequence ATGAGCGGGAAACGTATTCGCTGGACGTTTCGGGCGTTGCGGCGGCTCGATGAAATTGGCGCTTATATCCAGCATGACAATCCCGATGCGGCAGCACGCGTGGTCGCCAGAATCGTTACGGCGGCGGATATGCTTGCGGACTTACCTGCAAGTGGCCGGCCGGGGCGCATCAAGGGCACGCGCGAAGTGGTGTTGGCCGATATTCCCTACATCATCCCTTACCGAGTCGGGAGGGACATCGAGATTATCACCGTCATGCATGCTCACCAGCGATGGCCGGCGAAATTATAG
- a CDS encoding aminoglycoside phosphotransferase family protein, which yields MMDSETIWAEEWLAAHAYDVLAAPELIRAVPWSKIYRLNTDRGNVYLKWSAPAYAREAALMVHLAERFPSDIPSVVAANQAIGAFLMSDGGEPLRNKLKRSYDPQFVGKLLGRYARIQRTFSHKVEPLLALGLDDWRTTVFPDLYDGLVHDEVLLEREGLSAAEIEKLQGTGENIRRLCRALAGFKVPDTLEHCDFHDNNVLVKADGALINDWGDAVISHPFFSLAGFLDSAVRNHGLDANSLAYKHLKDAYFEIWLDVETPENLERIFEIAVILRPIEFAFNFSRVIRMTTTEEFEPYRGYIAEALRRFLSTVL from the coding sequence ATGATGGATTCAGAAACCATTTGGGCGGAAGAATGGTTGGCTGCACATGCCTATGACGTGTTGGCTGCGCCGGAATTGATACGTGCCGTGCCGTGGTCAAAAATCTATCGTCTCAATACCGACCGGGGAAACGTGTATCTGAAATGGAGCGCGCCCGCCTACGCGCGTGAGGCGGCGTTGATGGTCCATCTGGCCGAGCGCTTTCCGTCCGATATTCCTTCGGTCGTGGCAGCAAACCAAGCCATTGGCGCATTCCTCATGTCTGATGGTGGTGAACCTCTTCGTAACAAGCTGAAGAGGTCCTATGATCCGCAGTTCGTCGGAAAGCTCCTTGGTCGATATGCGAGGATTCAGCGGACTTTCTCTCATAAGGTCGAGCCGCTTCTTGCGTTGGGACTGGATGACTGGCGCACAACCGTGTTTCCAGACCTTTACGATGGCCTGGTTCATGATGAAGTCCTGCTGGAGCGGGAAGGGTTAAGCGCGGCCGAAATTGAGAAGTTGCAAGGGACCGGTGAAAATATCCGCCGCCTTTGCCGTGCACTTGCCGGATTCAAAGTACCCGACACGCTGGAGCATTGCGATTTTCACGACAACAACGTTCTTGTGAAGGCAGACGGCGCGCTTATCAACGACTGGGGTGATGCCGTCATTTCGCACCCCTTCTTCTCCTTGGCAGGTTTCCTAGACAGCGCTGTTCGAAACCATGGCTTGGATGCCAATTCACTTGCCTATAAGCACTTGAAAGACGCCTATTTCGAAATCTGGCTTGATGTCGAAACCCCGGAAAACTTAGAGCGCATTTTTGAGATTGCCGTCATCCTCCGTCCGATCGAGTTCGCCTTCAACTTTAGCCGCGTCATTAGAATGACGACCACAGAGGAGTTCGAGCCTTATCGTGGTTACATTGCTGAGGCTCTGCGTCGGTTCTTGTCCACCGTCTTGTAA
- a CDS encoding adenylate/guanylate cyclase domain-containing protein — protein sequence MERRLAAVLIADVVGYSRLSEIDEEGTRIRFHTDLHELFEPKIATHHGRLIKTMGDGILVEFHSVVDALRCAVKIQQQKAERNAALRPEQRMLFRIGVNLGDVIVEGEDIHGDSVNIAARLESLAQPGGICISGTAFDHTVHKADVGFSALGEQQLKNIVDPVRVYRVLLDPAEAGKVVVSHRPRHRAIILATLAALLIATAAIGFAWQWPFVLQRPSVAVLPFINLSNDPGQDYFTDGMTDGLIADLTMLSDIDVIGHNSVFAYKGKPLVLADVGRDLGVRFVVEGSVQRIGDQIRVNAQLIDAASGDHLWANRFNRGAADVMAMQNELSRQIAAALGLKLTRSEAERITRPPTANLEAYDYYLRAEQATRTGRRSRLLEALALFDKAEALDPDFAEAFAADAHATAYVWRSAYDDVLQSALARKRAYEKASRALALDPVLSSPYAVLAVMQVVDRRYEQAVTSAQQAVSLGAADAEAHMALAYVQLFSGNHAEAAAAVETALRHDPNLSAINRYTAGLVFYLRRDYTKAIDNFQRARDGSPGNGDFVTPLAMAYVRAGRLDDARATVTEGLRFLAGRDSLAGWRISNAHFRNEQDLTSIIDALREAGLPEWPFGFKGNEQDRLHGDEIASTVMGKLLRGKTEPSGSPALMQIEPNGKAAFRSATQMITGTVFVNDDMLCEQSENAFGRADCGPVYKPANAPDETSYAYVNSTKVFYFSPVK from the coding sequence ATGGAGCGCCGTCTTGCAGCAGTGCTGATTGCGGATGTTGTCGGTTACAGCCGTCTGAGCGAGATCGACGAAGAGGGAACGCGTATCCGCTTCCACACCGACCTCCACGAACTCTTCGAGCCGAAGATCGCCACGCATCACGGCCGCCTGATCAAGACCATGGGCGACGGAATTCTGGTTGAGTTCCATAGCGTGGTGGACGCCTTGCGCTGCGCCGTCAAAATCCAGCAGCAAAAGGCGGAACGCAATGCGGCCCTGCGTCCCGAGCAGCGGATGCTTTTCCGCATCGGCGTCAATCTCGGCGATGTCATCGTCGAAGGAGAGGACATCCACGGAGACAGCGTCAACATAGCCGCACGCCTGGAATCTCTTGCCCAGCCCGGCGGCATTTGCATATCCGGCACCGCCTTCGATCATACGGTACACAAGGCCGATGTCGGCTTCTCCGCTCTCGGTGAGCAGCAACTGAAGAACATAGTCGATCCGGTTCGCGTCTATCGTGTTCTGCTGGATCCCGCTGAGGCAGGCAAGGTCGTCGTCTCCCATCGGCCCCGCCACAGGGCGATCATCCTGGCGACGCTTGCAGCGCTGCTGATCGCGACCGCTGCGATTGGCTTCGCATGGCAGTGGCCGTTCGTGCTGCAACGTCCATCCGTCGCGGTGCTTCCTTTCATCAATCTGAGCAACGACCCCGGCCAGGATTATTTCACCGATGGCATGACTGACGGCCTCATTGCCGATCTGACCATGCTTTCGGACATTGACGTCATCGGCCATAACTCGGTGTTTGCCTATAAAGGCAAGCCCCTGGTTTTGGCCGACGTTGGACGCGATCTCGGCGTGCGCTTCGTCGTCGAGGGCAGCGTGCAGCGGATAGGCGACCAAATCCGCGTCAATGCACAACTGATCGATGCCGCAAGCGGCGACCACCTGTGGGCCAACCGGTTTAATCGCGGCGCGGCGGATGTGATGGCCATGCAGAACGAGCTGAGCCGGCAGATCGCCGCAGCGCTCGGCCTGAAACTCACGCGATCCGAGGCGGAGCGGATTACCCGTCCGCCGACAGCAAATCTTGAAGCATACGACTACTACCTTCGTGCCGAGCAGGCGACGCGGACGGGCCGCCGTTCGCGGCTGCTCGAAGCACTGGCGCTTTTTGACAAGGCCGAAGCGCTCGACCCCGATTTTGCAGAGGCCTTCGCGGCCGACGCGCACGCGACCGCCTATGTCTGGCGAAGCGCATATGACGACGTTCTCCAGAGCGCGCTGGCCCGAAAAAGGGCCTACGAGAAGGCAAGCCGCGCCCTGGCGCTCGACCCGGTTCTTTCATCGCCATACGCCGTTCTAGCCGTCATGCAGGTGGTGGACCGCCGCTACGAGCAGGCGGTCACCTCGGCGCAGCAGGCAGTGTCGCTCGGAGCTGCCGATGCCGAAGCGCACATGGCCTTGGCCTATGTCCAACTGTTCTCCGGCAATCATGCCGAAGCCGCCGCGGCCGTCGAGACGGCGCTCAGGCACGATCCGAACCTCTCCGCCATCAACCGATACACGGCTGGCCTGGTCTTCTATTTGCGGCGCGACTACACGAAGGCTATCGACAATTTCCAACGTGCACGAGACGGTTCGCCGGGAAATGGCGATTTCGTGACCCCGCTCGCTATGGCCTATGTCCGCGCCGGCCGCCTCGATGACGCCCGTGCGACTGTTACTGAGGGACTTCGCTTTCTGGCTGGGCGCGATTCCCTGGCGGGCTGGCGTATCAGCAATGCCCACTTCCGCAACGAGCAGGATTTGACCTCTATCATCGATGCCCTGCGCGAGGCCGGTCTGCCGGAATGGCCGTTCGGTTTCAAGGGTAACGAGCAGGACCGGCTGCACGGCGACGAAATCGCAAGCACCGTTATGGGCAAACTTCTGCGGGGCAAAACCGAGCCCTCAGGAAGCCCTGCACTCATGCAAATCGAACCCAACGGTAAGGCGGCATTCCGCTCGGCGACGCAGATGATCACCGGGACGGTTTTCGTCAATGACGACATGCTCTGCGAGCAGAGCGAGAATGCATTTGGACGAGCCGATTGCGGCCCGGTCTACAAACCTGCAAACGCGCCCGATGAAACCAGCTATGCCTATGTGAACTCCACCAAGGTCTTCTATTTCTCGCCCGTCAAATAG
- a CDS encoding FadR/GntR family transcriptional regulator: protein MPDKKSGKPTAPVDTVTVDRSATTRRPNSPRMAGASVHVSLAGEIGLRIVRGDYPPGTILPNEAKWSEVFEVSRSAVREAIKMLMAKGLLSSRPKIGSWVEPKERWNLLDRDVLGWYAASPDREAFLRAVQELRHMIEPEATALAAERRTEEQMNAISQALHDMDQATSLQQRTESDARFHIAILRASGNDLLVPLGVLIESALNHLFAHVTREEDNLRYALKLHENIEKSIRLQRPAMARNAVRKALANTDQIIARWSR from the coding sequence ATGCCTGACAAGAAATCGGGAAAGCCGACGGCTCCGGTCGACACGGTGACGGTTGACCGCTCGGCCACCACAAGGCGCCCAAATTCTCCCCGCATGGCCGGGGCGAGTGTTCATGTGTCTCTGGCCGGCGAGATCGGGCTGCGAATTGTGCGCGGCGACTACCCGCCGGGCACGATCCTGCCGAACGAGGCAAAATGGTCTGAGGTCTTCGAAGTCAGCCGGTCGGCGGTGCGCGAAGCCATCAAGATGTTGATGGCCAAGGGCCTGTTGTCTTCCCGCCCGAAAATCGGCAGTTGGGTCGAACCCAAGGAACGTTGGAACCTGTTGGATCGAGATGTCCTGGGCTGGTATGCCGCATCGCCCGATCGTGAAGCCTTTCTGAGGGCCGTGCAGGAACTCAGGCATATGATCGAGCCGGAAGCCACGGCACTGGCTGCGGAGCGCCGGACCGAGGAGCAAATGAATGCGATCAGTCAGGCCCTGCATGACATGGATCAGGCGACGTCGCTCCAGCAGCGAACGGAATCCGATGCACGATTTCACATCGCGATCTTACGCGCCTCCGGAAATGATCTGCTGGTGCCGCTCGGTGTATTGATCGAGTCGGCGCTGAACCACCTCTTTGCCCATGTCACGCGAGAGGAAGACAATTTGCGATACGCGCTGAAACTTCATGAAAATATTGAGAAAAGCATCCGATTGCAGCGGCCGGCCATGGCGCGCAACGCGGTCCGCAAGGCACTGGCAAATACCGACCAGATCATAGCACGGTGGTCGCGATAG
- a CDS encoding ankyrin repeat domain-containing protein: MRKLLASVVLIFTATIAAAGSPLFDAVATGNAAAVEEALTGGADVDSRARDQATPLINAALGDQLAIAELLIGKGADVMARNSGGFTPLHAAAFSGSLPISKLLLHHGATLDDAANKAGVTPLMVAGEENHVALAAFLLAEGADVGHAEVHGYTPITRAVWKGNMDIVRLFKRHGASCPPATRLGEEGYAKCIEIHD, encoded by the coding sequence ATGCGTAAGCTGCTTGCATCGGTGGTGTTGATTTTCACAGCGACAATAGCCGCTGCGGGGAGCCCCTTGTTCGATGCCGTTGCAACCGGAAACGCCGCCGCCGTCGAAGAGGCTCTGACTGGGGGCGCTGATGTCGACAGCCGGGCACGCGACCAGGCAACGCCTCTCATCAACGCCGCACTCGGAGACCAGCTCGCCATAGCCGAATTGCTCATCGGCAAAGGTGCTGATGTCATGGCTCGGAATTCGGGCGGCTTTACGCCGCTTCATGCCGCGGCTTTCTCCGGCAGCTTGCCGATCAGCAAGCTGCTGCTCCACCATGGCGCGACGCTCGACGACGCGGCCAATAAAGCGGGTGTGACGCCGCTGATGGTGGCCGGTGAGGAAAACCACGTCGCTCTTGCCGCGTTTCTTCTCGCCGAGGGGGCTGACGTCGGTCATGCGGAGGTTCACGGTTATACGCCGATCACGCGTGCGGTCTGGAAAGGCAACATGGACATCGTGCGACTGTTCAAGCGGCACGGCGCGTCGTGCCCTCCGGCCACCCGGCTCGGCGAGGAAGGTTACGCCAAGTGCATCGAAATCCACGATTGA